One window from the genome of Yarrowia lipolytica chromosome 1B, complete sequence encodes:
- a CDS encoding uncharacterized protein (Compare to YALI0B13288g, no similarity), with protein MAVKSIFKRQQPRRSKLNISAPTPIQVHKPTSFATKEIRFVNPELQPKTGVDGVQRQRTLQRRAERQGTIKDKKTRSVRDYLRLPFIRLRQLIRATLRRQATIKRRKTLRKKDIVHITADAVRRSPSQASLRRTASTASLRRQPSTRGLRRKASQSRGGIRKSKSTSRRQSRYKTFEDLEQVTDFDEYDSGNLEFQFSAKDMVRMHPRGQANVVQSSAARKKITFNAVPEIIQKHAPLTPPDSPKRVASIDREIVMGGDELSPLLVTSPHSPSEYAPHSPPTEFNINSEDIYARKYPSGVGLADADSIEVTSTIGSTTIEQIDQLFQGFDYDYRDKIEKKLELITRRLQQFDADMINRGTQTRPWRHSVDSVMSEQIEAVLFDMSRDSGHSYSTGRDSIREYMREHMETFDLDQEALMEEEQRRKSSTYYSLQHESDTDSYASFAPSSSGSSSYESFAPSHPVPIYESSGSSNRRMVDDEESTPLLEQGDFTPKQRAPFLGRHRRSPSDSTTTSTVSSIHSRRAIPTTHNLSEQSFDFGLDRDRSHSPQAGPLNISLQQGLPGRRVTSVAQSRESLYLDLAPSPELLPVGAAFRSDLRHEIRPESGDSYHTTTSIPERSPLRPSSGVQELKPVKVRASPRQMAQQSPKRFSTSSIGAVAAIGGESSWMKTPRPLPPVPVLSPEQAGDVQKRTVSSIDVAKTRGGSVQKRAFSAHDASVSPIQKKPEYIPSAPSHPPPSPPIMASPVRASPTSMRGNSPAPASPIKPVSIDWVNAADAESVMEVETRSNNSGSHSSSSGNPPSPPTASDQVLQRMYQELEELQQRSVQLSDMVARTEQGVPFSDTESNRGSLYLNRDSLAVIPTPLTPSFPSSFMTGPTHGTISSHSPGPGSLPTTSHTTPISRGGLNRRRVRSSVFLEPPSYVRGHSRGDSAVSNISNVSETSGASSIGLSDIPVPSSMPAPRHLVPPAEPSDANISEWRQAIRPPFARGPSVTRGKRLSVTGPATGTDTSDFQFSDDDVEVQEAQVVGSRFPVLIDNSGTDRIKSVLVTRETEEDD; from the coding sequence ATGGCAGTCAAATCCATCTTCAAACGACAACAGCCCCGGCGGTCGAAGCTCAACATCTCGGCGCCGACACCGATCCAGGTCCACAAACCCACCTCATTCGCCACCAAAGAGATTCGGTTTGTGAACCCAGAACTACAACCGAAAACAGGAGTGGATGGAGTGCAACGACAACGAACACTACAGCGGCGAGCTGAGCGTCAGGGCACCATCAAGGATAAGAAAACTCGATCGGTTCGCGACTACCTTCGACTGCCATTCATTCGATTGCGTCAATTGATCCGCGCCACTCTCCGACGACAGGCTACCATCAAGCGTCGAAAGACTCTCagaaagaaggacattgtGCATATCACCGCGGACGCCGTGAGACGATCGCCCTCGCAAGCATCTCTGCGACGAACAGCCTCCACAGCCTCGCTACGAAGACAACCGTCGACACGAGGTCTGAGAAGAAAAGCGTCTCAGTCTCGAGGAGGAATCAGAAAGTCCAAGTCAACCAGCAGAAGACAATCGCGATACAAGACATTTGAGGACTTGGAACAGGTGACGGACTTTGATGAATATGACAGCGGCAACTTGGAATTTCAGTTCTCAGCTAAGGATATGGTCAGAATGCACCCTAGAGGCCAGGCCAATGTGGTCCAGAGCTCTGCTGCTCGCAAGAAGATCACATTCAACGCAGTGCCGGAGATAATTCAAAAGCACGCCCCTCTGACCCCTCCCGATTCGCCAAAGAGAGTCGCTTCTATTGATAGAGAGATTGTGATGGGAGGGGACGAACTGTCGCCTCTTCTGGTCACTAGCCCTCACTCGCCTTCCGAGTACGCTCCCCACTCTCCGCCTACCGAGTTCAATATCAACAGCGAGGACATTTACGCTCGAAAGTACCCCTCTGGAGTGGGTCTTGCAGATGCCGACTCTATTGAGGTCACCAGCACAATTGGATCTACTACCATTGAGCAGATAGACCAGCTCTTCCAGGGTTTCGATTATGACTACAGAGACAAGATTGaaaagaagctggagcttATCACGCGACGTCTGCAGCAATTTGACGCGGACATGATCAACCGAGGCACCCAAACCCGACCCTGGAGACACTCTGTCGATTCTGTGATGAGCGAACAGATTGAGGCTGTACTTTTTGACATGTCTCGAGACTCCGGACACTCATATTCCACTGGCCGAGACTCTATCCGAGAGTACATGCGAGAGCACATGGAGACTTTTGATTTGGATCAGGAGGCACTTATGGAGGAAGAGCAGCGACGAAAGTCTTCGACGTATTACTCCCTTCAGCATGAGTCTGACACAGACTCGTATGCTTCGTTTGCCCCCTCTTCCTCTGGGTCTTCTTCCTACGAATCGTTTGCTCCTTCTCATCCTGTTCCCATTTATGAGTCTTCTGGTTCATCAAACAGACGAATggttgatgatgaagagtcCACACCTCTTTTGGAACAGGGTGACTTCACTCCTAAGCAGCGAGCTCCCTTTCTGGGACGACACCGGAGGTCTCCCTCCGATAGCACCACTACTTCCACAGTCTCGTCTATTCACTCTCGACGAGCCATCCCCACCACCCACAATCTAAGTGAGCAGTCTTTCGACTTTGGTCTTGATCGTGACAGGAGTCACAGCCCCCAGGCTGGCCCTTTGAACATTTcccttcaacaaggacttCCCGGTCGTCGAGTCACTTCTGTCGCCCAATCTCGAGAGTCGTTGTATCTTGACCTTGCGCCTTCCCCGGAGTTGCTTCCCGTCGGCGCAGCTTTCCGATCAGATCTCAGACACGAGATCAGGCCCGAGTCAGGTGACTCGTACCACACTACGACCTCCATCCCCGAACGGTCACCTCTTCGACCTTCTTCGGGTGTGCAGGAGCTGAAGCCAGTCAAGGTGCGAGCCTCTCCCCGCCAGATGGCGCAACAGTCTCCCAAGCGGttttccacctcttctATTGGTGCTGTGGCAGCTATTGGAGGCGAATCTTCCTGGATGAAGACCCCCAGACCTCTTCCTCCGGTTCCTGTACTGTCACCCGAGCAAGCAGGAGATGTACAGAAGCGAACAGTGTCATCTATCGATGTTGCAAAAACCCGAGGAGGCTCTGTTCAGAAACGTGCCTTCTCTGCTCATGATGCTTCTGTTTCCCccatccagaagaagcccgaGTATATCccttctgctccttctcatcCTCCCCCTTCTCCTCCTATTATGGCTTCTCCTGTCCGAGCCTCTCCCACTTCTATGAGAGGCAactctcctgctcctgcctcCCCTATCAAGCCTGTTTCCATCGATTGGGTTAATGCTGCAGATGCAGAGTCTGTAATGGAGGTTGAAACTCGATCCAACAACTCGGGCTCTCACTCAAGCTCCTCTGGAAACCCCCCTTCTCCTCCCACTGCTTCTGATCAGGTACTGCAGAGAATGTaccaggagctggaggaactTCAGCAGCGATCTGTGCAGCTGTCCGACATGGTTGCTCGGACCGAACAAGGTGTCCCCTTCTCGGACACTGAGTCCAACCGGGGATCTTTGTACCTGAATCGGGATTCTCTGGCTGTCATTCCCACCCCTCTGACTCCCTCGTTTCCCTCTTCTTTCATGACTGGCCCTACCCACGGCACCATTTCCAGCCACTCTCCGGGACCTGGCTCTCTTCCAACCACCTCTCATACAACTCCTATTTCTCGAGGTGGTTTGAACCGACGCCGGGTTCGATCAAGCGTGTTTCTGGAGCCTCCTTCTTATGTCAGAGGCCACTCTCGAGGAGACTCTGCCGTTtccaacatctccaacgtGTCTGAAACCTCGGGGGCCTCGTCAATTGGGCTTTCCGATATCCCCGTGCCTTCCTCCATGCCTGCTCCTCGACATCTGGTTCCTCCTGCTGAGCCTTCCGATGCCAACATCTCGGAGTGGAGACAGGCCATTCGGCCTCCCTTTGCTCGTGGCCCCTCTGTGACCCGAGGGAAGCGACTGTCAGTCACCGGACCTGCTACCGGCACCGATACCTCCGATTTTCAGTTCTCCGACGACGATGTTGAGGTTCAGGAAGCCCAGGTGGTCGGATCCCGGTTCCCTGTGCTCATTGACAACTCTGGTACCGATAGAATCAAGAGTGTATTGGTTACTCGggagaccgaggaggacgactAA
- a CDS encoding uncharacterized protein (Compare to YALI0B13310g, similar to uniprot|Q871Q3 Neurospora crassa B11C21. 010 Related to ECM14 protein, similar to Saccharomyces cerevisiae ECM14 (YHR132C); ancestral locus Anc_2.110), with product MVPQKGLALVLSCAMALAQPAHAPEQPVHAQSSLLYSAGSADTSRLIHHAEVLHQTHKHLAASESGAPPKKRLSEQHVLEGAAPWKKWLFGGSDSSSVSDNKNPPKEQPRPAHADLDFLQQYDDEVVLRFTWSQPSDKAHFAKAVQGLLLDVWRMSATEADVRIQSSRVKDLYRLLPKSMRQDVQYSTLIPDLARTVFSSYPDKSSNDVFSAKVEQSLKSVQGSSSANNIKTANNIKTANNDLVSINEVFFQDYRPLETIYHWLELLEVAYPEIIQLKDIGHTHEGRPIRTVHLHGPNARPDRSKLLVTGAIHAREWISTSSVLYTIYELATGYGSNRQLTEFVDKFEFIFVPVVNPDGYVFSWDSDRLWRKNRQPTGVSFCTGLDIDHSFGYQWHKTRGTPCSESYSGQEPLEALEAKYLTEFVSNHTTEVGTFHGFLDLHSYSEEILYPYSYSCDRVPRDFENLVELAYGLAKAIRITSGKRYVVMPACEDRDLVGDTENGGGSMLDFLYSNHCAWAFQVKLRDTGNYGFLLPKKQILPTGQEMFNSLRYFCDFILNPE from the coding sequence ATGGTGCCACAAAAAGGCCTGGCGCTAGTGCTGTCGTGTGCAATGGCTTTGGCTCAGCCGGCGCACGCCCCCGAACAGCCTGTACACGCACAGTCGTCGCTGTTGTATTCTGCCGGCAGCGCAGATACCTCTCGACTCATCCATCACGCCGAAGTGCTGCATCAGACACACAAACATCTGGCCGCTTCCGAGAGCGGCGCCCCTCCTAAAAAGCGCTTGTCCGAGCAGCATGTTTTGGAGGGAGCAGCCCCTTGGAAGAAATGGTTGTTTGGAGGCAGTGACTCCTCTTCTGTGTCCGACAACAAGAATCCCCCCAAGGAACAGCCTCGTCCTGCCCACGCAGATCTTGACTTTTTGCAGCAATACGACGATGAGGTCGTGCTGCGATTTACATGGTCGCAGCCCTCAGACAAGGCCCACTTTGCCAAGGCCGTGCAgggtctgctgctggacgtCTGGCGAATGTCGGCCACCGAGGCAGACGTCCGAATCCAGTCCAGCAGAGTCAAGGATCTGTACCGGCTGCTGCCCAAGAGCATGCGCCAGGATGTGCAGTATTCTACTCTAATCCCTGACCTGGCTCGAaccgtcttctcctcttACCCCGACAAGAGCTCCAACGATGTTTTCTCCGCCAAAGTTGAGCAGTCGCTCAAGAGCGTGCAGGGCTCTTCCTCTGCCAACAACATCAAGACTGCCAACAACATCAAGACTGCCAACAACGACCTCGTGTCCATCAACGAGGTCTTTTTCCAGGACTACCGGCCTCTAGAGACAATCTACCATTggctcgagctgctggaggtggcCTACCCCGAGATCATCCAACTCAAGGATATCGGCCACACGCACGAGGGTCGGCCCATCCGAACAGTGCACCTACATGGACCCAATGCCCGACCCGACCGGTCCAAGCTGCTCGTCACCGGTGCCATCCATGCCCGTGAATggatctccacctcctcggtgTTGTATACCATCTACGAGCTGGCCACCGGCTACGGGAGCAACCGCCAGCTGACCGAGTTCGTTGACAAATTCGAGTTTATCTTTGTGCCCGTTGTCAACCCCGACGGATACGTCTTCTCGTGGGACTCGGACCGTCTGTGGAGAAAGAACAGACAGCCCACCGGTGTGTCTTTCTGTACCGGCCTAGACATCGACCACTCGTTCGGTTACCAGTGGCACAAGACCCGGGGCACCCCCTGCTCCGAGTCTTACAGCGGACAGGAGCCTCttgaggctctggaggccaagTATTTGACCGAATTTGTGTCCAACCACACTACCGAGGTTGGCACCTTTCACGGTTTCTTGGATCTCCACTCCTACTCAGAGGAGATCTTGTATCCTTACTCTTACTCGTGTGACCGAGTCCCTCGGGACtttgagaatctcgtcgaGTTGGCTTACGGTCTAGCAAAGGCCATTAGAATCACCTCTGGCAAGAGATACGTTGTAATGCCTGCCTGTGAGGATCGAGACCTGGTTGGCGACACCGAAAACGGCGGTGGATCGATGCTGGACTTCCTGTATTCGAACCACTGTGCCTGGGCATTCCAGGTTAAGTTGCGGGATACCGGCAATTACGGTTTCCTGCTgcccaagaagcagattcTGCCCACGGGCCAGGAAATGTTCAACTCTCTGCGATATTTCTGTGACTTCATCCTCAACCCTGAATAA
- a CDS encoding uncharacterized protein (Compare to YALI0B13332g, weakly similar to CA5609|IPF538 Candida albicans unknown function), which translates to MYFKTLDTINSAVAPINIDIDRYLKAIFPFNIVSHIPDPIRHVMGGRSPEQPKQAPPSMLLKSWWTLFNSFAGLIVAGATIKYGPYFVNGRHVPGLAPSSGATAILIYNALEAPLAQPRNVFVGTVVSSIIGVGICKLFMLGDNEDYLWISGSLAVGIASVVMSLTKTIHPPAGAAALLASITPDFRHLGWKYVVVQVVSMSLMLAVACLLNNIQMVYPIYWLYPGPSKAPVAVPEPEKKPEEPPKSEPASETDDTTLTVSAVGVNSPIELTEAEQLVLAGIQRRLADGLP; encoded by the coding sequence ATGTACTTCAAAACACTCGATACAATCAACTCGGCGGTGGCTCCAATAAACATCGACATTGACCGCTACCTCAAGGCGATCTTCCCCTTCAACATCGTGTCCCATATTCCGGACCCTATCAGACATGTCATGGGTGGCCGGTCGCCGGAGCAGCCCAAGCAGGCGCCACCCAGTATGCTGCTCAAGAGCTGGTGGACGCTGTTCAACAGCTTTGCAGGACTCATTGTTGCCGGAGCCACCATCAAGTACGGTCCGTACTTCGTGAATGGACGTCACGTTCCCGGCCTGGCTCCGTCCTCTGGAGCCACGGCAATTCTGATCTACAACGCTCTGGAGGCTCCTCTGGCTCAGCCCAGAAACGTGTTTGTGGGCACGGTagtctcctccatcatTGGCGTGGGTATCTGCAAGCTCTTTATGCTGGGAGACAATGAGGACTATCTGTGGATCAGCGGCAGTCTGGCTGTGGGAATTGCTTCCGTGGTCATGAGTCTCACCAAGACCATCCATCCTCCTGCGGGTGCCGCAGCTCTATTGGCATCCATCACTCCAGACTTTAGACACCTTGGATGGAAGTATGTTGTGGTGCAGGTCGTGAGCATGTCGCTCATGCTGGCGGTCGCCTGCttgctcaacaacatccagaTGGTGTATCCCATATATTGGCTATATCCTGGGCCTTCCAAAGCTCCTGTGGCTGTCCCAGAGCCCGAAAAGAAGCCTGAAGAGCCGCCGAAATCAGAACCCGCTTCAGAAACTGACGACACGACCCTCACAGTCTCGGCAGTGGGAGTGAACTCACCCATTGAACTCACAGAAGCCGAACAGCTGGTTCTCGCAGGCATCCAAAGACGTTTGGCTGATGGTCTGCCGTAG
- a CDS encoding uncharacterized protein (Compare to YALI0B13354g, weakly similar to uniprot|P17106 Saccharomyces cerevisiae YJR060w CBF1 kinetochore protein), whose amino-acid sequence MDLKSIVLPPPRPGSATELSNPHLSPGHGPLRPYSANALPSITTAPGGWKTSLPPSPVHSPNNGQPKDKDGNQMTAALVGESNGVASVNGMNGTTNGATSSNGTMSNGTSPGQSPVNQTLNTATSPTHSVPQLPPPTAETFPTLNRKSSTSNFKISKSPPKSLRKAKSMAALGSSLSNYPPPPMPDYEYDDEPASPTAIKTEQLEPATPSIPIISTLPSSTSVSSRRHAHILSEQRRRENINGGFQQLRNAVPYCRGTQLSKAVILKKAVEYIAALEEEVYNLRYRPGPPQGHAPPQTHTHGPPPQHHHQHQAPPMHHMPHQQHPQHQPHGPPPMHMPPGAPGSVAGPPPMHMPVYSSPSPYSYRSGSHSASHLPQPPHHVPERPASAEGSPYARRSSHQDLRSLRSSSTTSLVDDKLPPMNSER is encoded by the coding sequence ATGGACCTCAAATCAATTGTgttgcctcctcctcgaccagGCTCGGCCACAGAGCTATCTAACCCACACCTATCACCTGGCCATGGTCCCCTGAGACCCTACTCGGCCAACGCCCTTCCCAGTATAACCACAGCCCCCGGTGGATGGAAGACGTCGTTGCCTCCTAGTCCGGTACACAGTCCTAATAATGGACAACCGAAGGACAAGGATGGCAATCAGATGACTGCTGCCCTCGTTGGTGAAAGCAATGGTGTTGCGAGCGTGAACGGAATGAATGGAACTACTAACGGAGCCACCTCTTCTAACGGAACCATGTCTAATGGAACCTCGCCAGGTCAGAGTCCTGTCAACCAGACACTGAACACAGCCACTTCGCCGACGCATTCGGTGCCACAACTGCCTCCGCCAACGGCAGAGACGTTTCCCACGCTCAACAGAAAGAGCAGCACATCCAACTTCAAGATCTCCAAGTCACCGCCCAAGTCGCTACGGAAGGCAAAGTCCATGGCTGCCCTAGGCTCCTCGCTCTCAAACTACCCTCCACCTCCCATGCCGgactacgagtacgacgatGAACCTGCTTCTCCCACGGCCATCAAGACGGAGCAGCTGGAACCTGCTACCCCCAGCATCCCTATCATCAGCACCCTGCCCTCCTCCACGAGCGTCTCTTCCAGGCGACACGCACACATTCTGTCGGAACAAAGACGGCGAGAAAACATCAACGGAGGCTTTCAACAACTGCGCAACGCAGTCCCCTACTGCCGAGGAACCCAGCTGTCCAAGGCCGTCATCCTCAAGAAGGCGGTCGAGTACATTGCAGCtctggaggaagaggtgtATAACCTGCGGTACAGACCTGGTCCCCCCCAGGGCCATGCACCTCCCCAGACCCACACCCACGGCCCTCCccctcaacaccatcatcaacatcagGCTCCCCCCATGCACCACATGCCCCACCAGCAACATCCACAGCATCAGCCTCATGGGCCCCCTCCTATGCATATGCCTCCCGGAGCTCCCGGGTCCGTCGCAGGTCCACCTCCCATGCACATGCCTGTCTACTCATCTCCATCgccgtactcgtaccggtcGGGATCCCACAGTGCCTCACATCTGCCACAGCCTCCTCACCACGTTCCTGAACGTCCTGCATCTGCCGAGGGCTCGCCATATGCGCGACGATCGTCCCACCAGGATCTACGAAGCTTGCGGTCTAGTAGCACCACGTCCCTGGTTGACGATAAGCTGCCTCCCATGAACAGTGAGAGGTAG